A stretch of Geomonas oryzisoli DNA encodes these proteins:
- a CDS encoding ExeA family protein, which yields MPAMYCEFYGFRESPFTITPNPRFLFMSEQHREAYAHLIYAVDNRAGFVELTGEVGTGKTTLLRTFLNRLDQEGHRTALIFNPCLSDLELLKSVNREFGLVWESESRVELLQVLNAFLLEQKQAGRSVVLVMDEAQNLPMEVLEQIRLISNLETETDKLIQIVLSGQPELLSVLGRKELRQLNQRITVRYHLLPMDFDSTHAYIDHRMELAGCYRAAEFSTSAMKQIYRFSGGVPRLVNVVCDRALLIGFTEEARTITGPMAAQAVAEVGGRSPYGLAAQLLKRLTGGFSRGRS from the coding sequence ATGCCTGCGATGTACTGCGAGTTTTACGGCTTCAGGGAAAGCCCCTTCACCATTACGCCCAATCCCCGTTTCCTGTTCATGAGCGAGCAGCACCGGGAGGCCTACGCCCACCTGATCTACGCGGTGGACAACCGGGCCGGGTTCGTGGAACTCACCGGCGAGGTCGGCACCGGCAAGACGACGCTGTTGCGCACCTTCCTGAACCGTCTGGACCAGGAGGGGCACCGCACCGCGCTCATCTTCAATCCCTGCCTCTCCGACCTGGAACTGCTCAAAAGCGTGAACCGGGAGTTCGGCCTGGTCTGGGAGTCCGAGAGCAGGGTGGAGCTTCTGCAGGTGCTGAACGCGTTCCTGTTGGAGCAGAAACAGGCGGGACGCAGCGTGGTGCTGGTGATGGACGAGGCGCAGAACCTCCCCATGGAGGTGCTGGAGCAGATCCGGCTCATCTCGAACCTCGAGACGGAAACGGACAAGCTGATCCAGATCGTCCTCTCCGGGCAGCCGGAGCTCCTCTCGGTCCTGGGACGCAAGGAGTTGCGCCAGCTGAACCAGCGCATCACGGTCCGCTACCACCTGCTCCCCATGGACTTCGACAGCACCCACGCTTATATCGACCACCGCATGGAGCTGGCTGGATGCTACCGCGCCGCCGAGTTTTCCACGTCGGCCATGAAGCAGATCTATCGCTTCTCCGGAGGGGTGCCGCGGCTAGTCAACGTCGTTTGCGACCGGGCGCTCCTGATCGGGTTCACCGAGGAGGCGAGGACCATCACCGGCCCGATGGCGGCACAGGCCGTCGCCGAGGTGGGCGGGCGGTCCCCCTACGGTTTGGCGGCGCAGCTGCTGAAGCGCCTGACCGGCGGCTTTTCGCGCGGCCGCAGCTGA
- a CDS encoding capsule assembly Wzi family protein, whose protein sequence is MKFSKFVVVATSIVLLFPCLAFALSSPNIPLDSPIYLYLEKLSGFGLISSDVKGIRPFSKAEAVRLVKEAEARSASTASSALATELLERLKELLPREISYYDREDAAPAFDFDPLNTARLRYVYLDGAPRSYFRPVHDPGNDGVFGIGSGLRPPNPYPSPVQQRGTEGTPLFENNDGVVYHRGTNVDLRGSGELYFGSIASAAVEPMLLWSEAGDEATLRLNRGYAKLGGRVLELEVGRDENWLGPGYRGALTLTNNARNFDLIKLSSPELVKTKYLWDLKYSLVFSRFEKTVTNGEERQPFLFAGKLAMKPLDDLEFGINLGRQVGGPGVNNSFGDIIRGVVGGTSDDNSNTVAGFDLRLRFPWLRNTELYGEFSGEDAAAFWPIVESYVAGFYIPRLTESGSDDLRFEYFRGNRILYTNSTFPEGYLYHNMPIGHSQGGATQDFFLRYSHWFSVRNNLALEAFHTRRGDYGRVTVNAAGRFDAAGTMQSIERKNALRATWTFPFSKEWNALLLYGQEWIHNYELRAGDTRMNRLLRAELSYRY, encoded by the coding sequence ATGAAATTTTCCAAGTTTGTGGTGGTCGCGACATCCATAGTCCTCTTGTTTCCATGTCTTGCCTTTGCGCTGTCTTCTCCCAACATCCCGCTGGACAGTCCCATTTATCTTTACTTGGAGAAGTTGTCCGGTTTCGGACTCATCTCCTCGGACGTTAAGGGAATCCGTCCTTTCTCCAAGGCGGAGGCTGTCCGCCTGGTCAAGGAGGCCGAAGCACGCAGTGCCTCCACCGCATCGTCCGCCTTGGCGACGGAGCTCCTCGAACGCTTGAAAGAACTGCTGCCGCGCGAAATCTCCTACTACGACCGTGAAGATGCCGCGCCGGCATTCGACTTCGACCCCCTCAATACCGCTCGCCTTCGTTACGTCTACCTCGACGGTGCCCCTAGAAGCTACTTCCGCCCGGTCCACGACCCCGGCAACGACGGGGTCTTCGGCATCGGCAGCGGCCTGAGACCCCCGAATCCTTACCCTTCACCGGTCCAGCAGCGTGGAACGGAAGGTACCCCTCTCTTCGAAAACAACGACGGCGTGGTCTACCACCGGGGAACCAACGTCGACCTGCGCGGCAGCGGCGAGCTGTACTTCGGCTCGATAGCTTCAGCCGCGGTTGAGCCGATGCTCCTGTGGTCCGAAGCGGGAGACGAGGCAACCCTCAGGCTGAACAGGGGGTATGCGAAGTTGGGAGGGAGGGTACTCGAGTTGGAGGTGGGGCGCGACGAGAACTGGCTGGGGCCGGGCTACCGCGGGGCGCTCACGCTCACCAACAACGCCAGGAACTTCGATCTCATCAAGCTTTCCAGCCCCGAACTGGTTAAAACTAAATACCTCTGGGACCTTAAGTACTCACTCGTCTTCTCCCGGTTCGAAAAAACCGTCACCAACGGTGAAGAGCGTCAGCCTTTCTTGTTCGCGGGCAAACTGGCCATGAAGCCGCTCGACGATCTCGAGTTCGGCATCAACCTGGGGCGGCAGGTGGGTGGTCCCGGCGTCAACAACAGCTTTGGCGACATCATCCGCGGTGTGGTCGGCGGCACCAGTGATGACAACTCCAACACTGTGGCGGGCTTCGATCTGCGTCTTCGCTTTCCCTGGCTGCGCAACACCGAACTCTACGGCGAGTTTTCCGGCGAGGACGCCGCCGCCTTCTGGCCCATCGTGGAGAGCTATGTCGCCGGCTTCTATATCCCGCGGCTCACCGAAAGCGGCAGCGACGATCTCCGCTTCGAGTATTTCCGCGGCAACCGCATCCTCTACACCAACAGTACCTTCCCCGAAGGCTACCTCTACCACAACATGCCCATCGGGCACTCGCAGGGGGGCGCGACCCAGGACTTCTTCCTGCGCTACAGTCACTGGTTTTCCGTCCGCAACAACCTGGCCTTGGAGGCCTTCCATACCAGGCGCGGCGACTACGGCCGGGTGACCGTCAACGCCGCCGGTCGCTTCGATGCCGCCGGCACCATGCAGTCCATCGAGCGCAAGAACGCCTTGCGGGCAACCTGGACCTTCCCGTTCTCGAAAGAGTGGAACGCTCTGCTGCTCTACGGGCAGGAGTGGATCCACAATTACGAACTGCGTGCCGGCGACACCCGGATGAACCGACTCCTGCGCGCCGAGCTTTCCTACCGGTATTGA
- a CDS encoding GxxExxY protein, translating into MIYEDLTGKILAACFDVSNELGNGFLESVYEKSLLIALEEAGLRAQAQVPLQVFYRNKNVGDFYADVVVEGIVLLELKAVKTLAPEHVAQILNYLKATGIGIGLLINFGSPKLEYRRLGNRLCT; encoded by the coding sequence ATGATTTATGAAGATTTGACCGGGAAGATTCTAGCGGCTTGCTTCGACGTGAGTAACGAACTCGGTAACGGGTTCCTCGAGTCGGTTTACGAAAAATCCCTTTTGATAGCTCTTGAAGAAGCAGGTCTTCGGGCACAGGCACAAGTTCCGCTACAGGTCTTTTACCGCAACAAAAACGTTGGCGACTTTTATGCGGACGTCGTTGTTGAGGGAATCGTCTTGCTAGAGTTAAAAGCTGTAAAAACTTTAGCTCCTGAGCATGTAGCCCAGATCTTGAATTACCTTAAAGCCACAGGCATTGGCATCGGTTTACTTATCAATTTTGGATCTCCGAAGTTGGAGTATCGAAGATTAGGTAACAGATTGTGCACGTAG
- a CDS encoding polysaccharide biosynthesis protein, which produces MFRARRILVFFLDVMLIAGAFGLSFLLRFDFQIPPEQFKNMLAGLAVILVAKPMLFIASGMYRSIWRYASLQDGYEIFKVVTLSTIVSALVLVFMKGPFGLPRSIYILDWFLLFSMVATSRLLWRIYRETQLVPGLRKGRRTLIIGAGEAGNLLLKEIRKQSEATYNVVGFVDDDPEKDGMRLSGIRVLGGTDRLCAIVRKYSIDEVIFAIPSGGPELMRRVITNCERAKARFKTLPGITDIIDGKFSMSQIKDVEIEDLLGREPVVLDQTAIRNYLTDKRILVTGAAGSIGSEICRQVALFKPAKLVLFDHAETPLFYIEKELAAAFPDLRIIPMVGDVKNQDRVETVFDEFNPEVVFHAAAYKHVAMMEYNPAEAVLNNVMGSKIVADAAHKFKVRNFVMVSTDKAVNPTNVMGATKRSAEMYVQALAARSQTKFTTVRFGNVLGSNGSVIPLFKEQIRNGGPVTVTDKDVVRYFMTIPEASQLVMQAGCIGHGGEIFVLDMGEPVRILSLAEELIRLSGFIPHKEIEIEFTGLKPGEKLFEELLIDGEGIKPTSHKKIRVMAPVETDLKKITADLEQLFNHARSHDVGAVLDALRSIVPEFVPRYHFDVAPPFAFQRVRPDLFPPQRLTFIRNLRVAGTSEGTAA; this is translated from the coding sequence ATGTTCCGCGCAAGAAGAATCCTGGTGTTTTTCCTGGACGTAATGCTGATCGCCGGTGCTTTTGGTCTTTCCTTTTTGCTTCGTTTCGACTTTCAGATTCCCCCCGAACAGTTCAAAAACATGCTGGCAGGATTGGCAGTTATCCTGGTTGCAAAGCCGATGCTGTTCATCGCTTCCGGTATGTATCGCAGCATCTGGCGCTATGCATCGTTGCAGGACGGTTACGAGATTTTCAAGGTGGTGACTCTCTCCACGATCGTCTCGGCTCTTGTGCTTGTTTTCATGAAAGGTCCCTTCGGCCTGCCCCGCTCGATTTACATCCTGGACTGGTTCCTGCTCTTCTCCATGGTGGCAACCAGTCGGCTGCTCTGGCGCATCTATCGCGAAACCCAATTGGTGCCGGGCCTGCGCAAGGGGAGGCGGACATTGATCATCGGCGCGGGGGAAGCGGGCAACCTCCTGCTCAAGGAAATCCGCAAGCAGAGCGAGGCCACCTATAACGTAGTCGGTTTCGTCGACGACGACCCTGAAAAGGACGGGATGCGCCTTTCAGGGATCAGGGTCCTTGGCGGGACCGACCGGCTCTGCGCCATCGTGCGCAAGTACAGCATAGACGAGGTCATCTTCGCCATCCCGTCGGGCGGGCCGGAACTCATGCGTCGCGTGATCACCAACTGCGAGCGGGCCAAAGCGCGGTTTAAGACGCTTCCCGGCATCACCGATATCATCGACGGCAAGTTCTCCATGAGCCAGATAAAGGACGTGGAGATCGAGGATCTGCTCGGACGTGAACCGGTGGTCCTGGACCAGACGGCGATCCGCAACTACCTGACCGACAAGAGGATCCTGGTGACCGGCGCGGCCGGCAGCATCGGCAGCGAGATCTGTCGCCAGGTGGCGCTTTTCAAACCGGCAAAACTGGTGCTCTTCGACCACGCCGAGACTCCGCTCTTCTACATCGAAAAGGAACTTGCGGCGGCCTTCCCGGACCTGCGCATCATCCCCATGGTTGGCGACGTGAAGAACCAGGACCGGGTCGAGACGGTCTTCGACGAATTCAACCCGGAGGTGGTCTTCCATGCGGCGGCTTACAAGCACGTCGCCATGATGGAGTACAACCCGGCCGAGGCGGTGCTCAACAACGTGATGGGGTCGAAGATAGTGGCGGACGCGGCGCACAAGTTCAAGGTGCGCAACTTCGTCATGGTGTCCACGGACAAGGCGGTCAACCCGACCAACGTCATGGGAGCCACCAAGAGAAGCGCCGAGATGTACGTGCAGGCGCTGGCGGCCAGGAGTCAGACCAAGTTCACCACGGTGCGTTTCGGCAACGTCTTGGGGAGTAACGGGAGTGTCATTCCGCTGTTCAAGGAGCAGATCCGCAACGGCGGCCCGGTGACGGTGACCGACAAGGATGTGGTGCGGTACTTCATGACCATCCCCGAGGCATCGCAACTGGTGATGCAGGCCGGCTGCATCGGGCACGGCGGGGAGATCTTCGTGCTTGACATGGGAGAGCCGGTGCGGATACTCTCCCTCGCCGAGGAACTGATCAGGCTCTCCGGGTTCATACCGCACAAGGAGATCGAGATCGAGTTCACCGGTTTGAAGCCCGGCGAGAAGCTCTTCGAGGAGCTTTTGATCGACGGGGAGGGGATCAAGCCCACCAGCCACAAGAAGATCAGGGTAATGGCCCCGGTGGAGACCGACCTGAAGAAGATCACGGCGGACCTCGAGCAGCTTTTCAATCACGCCAGGTCTCATGACGTGGGAGCGGTGCTGGATGCGCTGCGGAGCATCGTGCCGGAGTTCGTGCCGCGCTATCACTTCGACGTCGCTCCTCCCTTTGCCTTCCAGCGGGTCAGGCCCGACCTGTTCCCGCCCCAAAGGCTCACCTTCATCAGAAACCTCCGCGTCGCCGGCACCAGCGAGGGAACGGCGGCGTAA
- a CDS encoding alpha-ketoacid dehydrogenase subunit beta, with protein MERDETVMLIGQGVKSPWYVGNTAQGLLARFGARRVIDTPVSENAMTGAAVGAALAGMRPIVEHPRMDFMLYAIDPIVNEAANWFYMNGGKLPVPAVIWGVINRGGEQGAQHSQALHALFAHIPGLKVVMPATPADAKGLMVAAVQDNNPVVFIDDRWLYGLEEVVPEEFYSIPLGKGVIRRQGSDVTIVAVSYMVREALKAAEELAQHGIEAEIIDPRTVKPLDFDLIHKSLQKTGRLVVADGGWKTCGVAAEIAALAAEKAFSCLRAPVLRVTLPDLPAPASRTLEAAYYPVSADIVTAVNRLVKPCHEEGMLLHRVSYAAQ; from the coding sequence ATGGAACGCGACGAAACCGTGATGCTCATCGGCCAAGGGGTGAAGAGCCCCTGGTATGTGGGCAACACGGCCCAGGGGTTGCTGGCGAGGTTCGGTGCGAGGCGGGTTATCGACACGCCGGTGTCGGAGAACGCCATGACCGGCGCCGCCGTCGGAGCCGCGTTGGCCGGCATGCGCCCCATTGTTGAGCATCCGCGCATGGATTTCATGCTTTACGCCATCGATCCCATCGTCAACGAGGCTGCCAACTGGTTCTACATGAACGGCGGGAAACTGCCGGTCCCGGCGGTCATCTGGGGGGTGATCAACCGGGGCGGAGAGCAGGGGGCACAGCATTCCCAGGCCCTGCACGCGCTTTTCGCCCATATCCCCGGGCTCAAAGTGGTCATGCCGGCAACACCGGCGGACGCCAAAGGGCTCATGGTAGCAGCGGTTCAGGATAACAACCCGGTGGTTTTCATTGATGACCGCTGGCTCTACGGCTTGGAAGAGGTGGTCCCGGAGGAGTTTTACAGCATCCCGCTGGGCAAGGGGGTCATACGGCGGCAGGGAAGCGACGTCACCATCGTCGCTGTGAGCTACATGGTGCGCGAGGCGCTCAAGGCCGCCGAGGAACTGGCACAGCACGGGATTGAGGCAGAGATCATCGATCCGCGCACGGTGAAGCCGTTGGATTTCGACCTGATACATAAGTCGCTGCAAAAAACAGGTCGGCTGGTGGTGGCTGATGGCGGCTGGAAAACCTGCGGGGTTGCAGCCGAAATCGCCGCTTTGGCAGCAGAGAAAGCCTTTAGCTGTTTGAGGGCACCGGTACTGCGGGTCACCCTTCCCGACCTTCCCGCTCCCGCTAGTCGAACCCTTGAAGCTGCCTATTACCCCGTCAGCGCTGACATAGTGACTGCGGTTAACAGGCTGGTTAAGCCCTGCCACGAAGAAGGCATGCTACTGCACCGGGTAAGCTACGCAGCTCAGTAG
- a CDS encoding thiamine pyrophosphate-dependent dehydrogenase E1 component subunit alpha, whose translation MTYSRKLLEDLYATMLRIRISEEGFVEPILNREIRCPVHLCSGEEAIAAGVCSVLEKDDYIFGNHRSHGHYLAKGGGLKEMVAEVFCRETGCSRGRGGSMHLIDPSCGMLGSAPIVGGTISMALGAAMSAWVRGTRQVAVSFFGDGATGEGTLAESLNFAALKKLPIVFVCENNLYSTHLCIDEIRVSRNIYKMALPFGEKGHRIDGNDVLKVYEHAKQAVELCRNGEGPVFLECLTYRQRGHVGPDDNVQGTHTDIRPAAEIKRWLKKDPIKRLEKYLLQQGGFSSQDLQQIRAVIDTEVSEAFDFARQSPFPAKEELSNYVFAQ comes from the coding sequence GTGACTTATTCGCGAAAACTACTAGAGGATCTGTACGCAACGATGCTGCGCATCCGCATCAGCGAGGAGGGATTTGTCGAGCCCATCCTCAATCGCGAGATACGCTGCCCGGTGCACCTGTGTTCGGGCGAGGAGGCAATAGCTGCCGGAGTCTGCTCGGTCTTGGAAAAGGACGACTACATCTTCGGCAACCATCGCTCGCACGGCCATTACCTGGCTAAAGGAGGGGGATTGAAGGAGATGGTGGCCGAGGTGTTCTGCCGAGAGACTGGCTGCTCGCGTGGGCGAGGCGGCTCCATGCACCTCATTGACCCCTCCTGTGGCATGCTCGGCTCGGCCCCTATCGTCGGTGGCACCATCTCGATGGCCCTGGGTGCCGCTATGTCCGCCTGGGTGCGCGGCACCAGGCAGGTCGCCGTCAGCTTCTTCGGCGACGGTGCGACGGGAGAAGGGACGCTCGCCGAATCACTGAACTTCGCTGCCCTCAAAAAGCTTCCTATCGTTTTCGTCTGTGAGAACAACCTCTACTCGACCCATCTTTGCATCGATGAGATCCGCGTCAGTCGCAACATCTATAAGATGGCGTTGCCGTTTGGCGAGAAGGGACATCGCATCGACGGTAACGACGTGCTGAAGGTGTACGAGCATGCAAAGCAGGCGGTGGAACTTTGCCGCAACGGCGAAGGACCTGTTTTCCTGGAATGCCTGACTTACCGGCAGCGCGGGCACGTTGGTCCGGACGACAACGTCCAGGGCACCCATACCGACATCCGCCCCGCCGCGGAAATAAAAAGATGGCTCAAGAAAGACCCGATCAAGCGCCTGGAGAAATACCTGCTGCAGCAGGGCGGTTTCAGCTCCCAAGATCTGCAACAGATACGCGCAGTCATCGACACAGAGGTGAGTGAGGCGTTCGATTTCGCGCGGCAGAGCCCATTCCCGGCCAAGGAGGAACTTTCGAACTATGTCTTCGCCCAATAG